From the genome of Pelobacter propionicus DSM 2379, one region includes:
- a CDS encoding aspartate ammonia-lyase: protein MKPFRSEKDLLGEREIPVDALYGIHTLRGMENFPLARRTVHGELIHAYGAVKLACARTNHALGWWDQPKADAIQQACREMMAGQLDRHIMVDALQGGAGTSTNMNVNEVLANRALQLLGRSPGDYAIISPLEDLNLHQSTNDTYPTALKVAAITRLRALEQELIGLLEAFQERERAFSHIVKVGRTQYQDAVLTTLGRSMSAYAEAFGRDRWRVYKCEERLRVVNLGGTAIGTGLAAPRQYIFQVVEQLRAITGLGLARAENLVDATQNTDVFVEASGMLKACASNLLKVATDLRLLSSGPDAGLGELRLPARQAGSSIMPGKVNPVIPEAVSQAAMSVIANDQAITLACSLGSLELNAFLPLIADALLGSLDLLVNACSLFSRLCVAGLEAGEARCLRHVENATASITALVDAVGYQAAQEIAGDMADGGSVREAVVRRGLMTAETFDELVSAESVTRLGSPLPGERGRQ from the coding sequence ATGAAACCCTTTCGTAGCGAAAAAGACCTCCTGGGAGAACGGGAAATTCCCGTTGATGCGCTGTACGGCATTCACACCCTGCGCGGGATGGAAAACTTTCCGCTTGCCCGTCGAACGGTGCATGGAGAGCTGATCCATGCCTATGGCGCCGTCAAGCTGGCCTGCGCACGAACCAATCATGCTCTCGGCTGGTGGGATCAACCCAAGGCCGATGCCATACAACAGGCCTGCCGGGAAATGATGGCGGGACAACTGGATCGCCATATCATGGTGGATGCCCTGCAGGGCGGGGCGGGGACCTCCACCAATATGAATGTCAACGAGGTGCTGGCCAACCGTGCCCTGCAGCTGTTAGGCAGGTCACCTGGTGACTACGCAATTATCAGCCCGCTGGAAGACCTGAATCTGCACCAGTCTACCAACGACACCTATCCCACGGCACTCAAGGTGGCTGCAATCACGCGGCTCAGGGCGCTGGAGCAGGAGCTTATCGGGTTGCTGGAAGCGTTTCAGGAACGGGAGCGGGCCTTCAGCCACATCGTCAAGGTGGGACGAACCCAGTATCAGGATGCCGTCCTGACCACATTGGGACGGTCCATGTCGGCCTATGCCGAAGCGTTCGGTCGCGACCGCTGGCGGGTCTACAAGTGCGAGGAACGCCTGCGGGTCGTGAATCTGGGGGGAACCGCCATCGGTACCGGCCTGGCCGCACCGCGCCAATATATTTTCCAGGTGGTCGAGCAGTTGCGTGCCATCACCGGGCTGGGGCTGGCACGGGCCGAGAACCTGGTGGATGCGACCCAGAACACGGACGTCTTTGTGGAAGCCAGCGGCATGCTGAAGGCATGCGCCAGCAACCTGCTCAAGGTGGCGACTGACCTGCGGCTCCTGTCGTCCGGTCCGGATGCGGGCCTGGGGGAGCTGCGTCTTCCTGCTCGCCAGGCCGGTTCCTCGATCATGCCGGGCAAGGTCAACCCGGTCATACCCGAGGCCGTGTCCCAGGCGGCCATGAGTGTCATCGCCAATGATCAGGCAATCACCCTGGCCTGCTCCCTGGGCAGTCTGGAGCTGAACGCCTTCCTGCCGCTGATCGCCGATGCCCTGCTGGGGAGCCTGGACCTGCTGGTTAATGCCTGCTCCCTGTTCAGCCGTCTGTGCGTGGCAGGGCTGGAGGCAGGGGAGGCCCGCTGTCTCCGGCATGTGGAAAATGCCACCGCCAGTATCACGGCGCTGGTGGATGCCGTCGGGTATCAGGCTGCCCAGGAGATCGCGGGGGACATGGCGGATGGGGGAAGTGTCCGTGAGGCCGTGGTTCGGCGCGGCCTGATGACGGCTGAAACCTTTGACGAGCTTGTCTCGGCTGAATCCGTCACGCGGCTTGGTTCACCGCTGCCGGGGGAGAGGGGACGACAGTGA
- the hydF gene encoding [FeFe] hydrogenase H-cluster maturation GTPase HydF: MKATPKGNRLHIGLFGRRNVGKSSLLNSLTRQDAALVSDVAGTTTDPIEKPMELLPLGPVLFIDTAGIDDTGALGELRVQRTRQVLDRVDVGLLVSIAGEWGEFEEVILAELGGRGIPVIVVFNKSDCCAVDDGRLVALHERGALCVVTSAPRGEGLPALREALIQCAPDGFITPPAILGDLVPPGELAVLVIPIDLEAPKGRLILPQVQSIRDLLDNDAYCMVVKERELRGALDRLKRPPALVVTDSQAFLRVAGDTPDAVPLTSFSILFARFKGDLTEFVVGALAIDSLRAGDRVLVCEACSHHPIAEDIGRVKLPRWLRQYVGGRLEFTHLQGHDFPEDLGSYQLVVHCGACMWNRREVLSRIIRCRQAGVPITNYGLAIAFSLGIFQRALGPFPAALEAYRSHSLPRS; encoded by the coding sequence GTGAAAGCCACACCAAAGGGGAACCGTCTCCACATCGGCCTGTTCGGACGCCGCAATGTGGGCAAATCCTCTCTTCTGAACTCCCTGACCCGCCAGGATGCAGCCCTTGTTTCGGATGTGGCCGGCACCACCACCGATCCGATTGAAAAACCGATGGAACTCCTGCCCCTCGGGCCGGTGCTGTTTATCGATACCGCGGGAATCGACGATACGGGCGCACTGGGGGAGTTGCGGGTGCAGCGTACCCGCCAGGTTCTGGACCGGGTGGACGTGGGACTGCTTGTCTCCATTGCCGGTGAGTGGGGAGAGTTCGAGGAAGTCATACTCGCCGAACTGGGCGGGCGCGGAATTCCCGTGATTGTCGTATTCAACAAATCCGATTGCTGTGCCGTGGACGATGGGCGACTTGTCGCACTTCATGAGCGTGGCGCGCTGTGCGTGGTCACGAGCGCACCCCGGGGGGAGGGGCTCCCCGCCCTGCGCGAAGCTCTCATCCAATGCGCCCCTGACGGGTTTATCACTCCTCCCGCCATACTCGGCGATCTGGTCCCGCCGGGTGAATTGGCGGTTCTGGTGATCCCCATTGACCTTGAGGCGCCCAAAGGGAGGCTGATACTGCCCCAGGTGCAGTCGATCCGCGATCTGCTGGACAATGACGCCTATTGCATGGTTGTCAAGGAGCGGGAGTTGCGTGGTGCCCTGGATCGTCTGAAACGCCCCCCCGCCCTGGTGGTGACCGATTCCCAGGCCTTTCTCAGGGTGGCCGGGGATACACCGGATGCGGTTCCCCTGACATCGTTTTCCATTCTGTTTGCCCGCTTCAAGGGGGACCTGACGGAATTTGTGGTTGGTGCCCTGGCCATCGACTCCCTGCGGGCGGGAGACCGTGTCCTGGTCTGCGAGGCCTGCTCCCACCACCCCATTGCTGAGGATATCGGCAGAGTCAAGCTGCCGCGCTGGTTGCGCCAGTATGTGGGGGGCAGGCTGGAGTTTACCCATCTGCAGGGACACGATTTCCCAGAAGATCTCGGCAGCTACCAGCTTGTTGTTCACTGCGGCGCCTGCATGTGGAACCGTCGGGAAGTCCTGTCCCGCATCATCCGCTGCCGCCAGGCAGGCGTCCCTATCACCAATTACGGTCTGGCCATAGCCTTTTCCCTGGGTATCTTCCAGCGTGCGCTCGGGCCGTTCCCTGCTGCGTTGGAAGCATATCGCTCGCATTCGCTGCCACGCTCCTGA
- a CDS encoding PAS domain-containing transcriptional regulator → MGVTNVLSIIEQIEPGVVILNQDLSVSHINRVFMLLFCDIPLEQLFLGSILEIHRQESRDRVRDMLRLAAEAKRQVPTTIRFIRNDDKDRYLLIKLVPLVDREMTEEKISALFYDVTPFITTEQKLMRVPVSSHGEIHLLNPHEILYFKADNIYTTVRTETCEYHCALSLGAVEKRLSHEMFHRVHRSYLVNIGKVHKILRDPSECSVDVVGGEVRIPISRDKMQDFLSIVGLK, encoded by the coding sequence GTGGGGGTTACTAACGTCCTCAGCATCATCGAACAAATTGAGCCGGGAGTCGTGATCCTCAACCAAGATTTGAGCGTGTCCCACATCAACCGGGTGTTCATGCTGCTTTTTTGCGACATTCCCCTGGAACAGTTGTTCCTGGGGAGTATTCTGGAGATTCATCGCCAGGAGAGTCGCGACAGGGTCAGAGATATGCTCAGGCTCGCGGCGGAGGCGAAACGCCAGGTGCCAACCACCATCAGGTTCATTCGCAATGACGACAAGGACCGCTACCTCCTGATCAAGCTCGTTCCTCTGGTTGATCGGGAAATGACTGAAGAGAAGATCAGCGCCCTGTTCTATGACGTTACCCCCTTTATCACCACCGAGCAGAAGCTGATGCGGGTTCCTGTCAGCTCCCACGGTGAAATCCACCTGCTCAATCCCCATGAGATCCTCTATTTCAAGGCGGACAACATCTACACCACGGTCAGGACCGAGACGTGTGAATATCACTGCGCCCTCTCGCTCGGTGCGGTGGAAAAACGCCTTTCCCACGAGATGTTTCACCGCGTCCATCGCAGCTATCTGGTCAATATCGGCAAGGTTCACAAGATCCTGCGCGACCCCTCCGAGTGTTCGGTGGATGTCGTCGGAGGTGAAGTTCGTATTCCCATCAGCCGTGACAAGATGCAGGATTTCCTGTCCATCGTTGGCTTGAAGTAG
- a CDS encoding helix-turn-helix domain-containing protein: MSYQFASKVKRAVADQIEEELYKSKLTKTILANRMGTSRTAINRLLDPENTSVTLNTLEKVAFALSKRLKIEFS, translated from the coding sequence ATGTCGTACCAGTTTGCATCAAAGGTCAAACGTGCTGTGGCAGACCAGATTGAAGAGGAATTATATAAAAGCAAACTGACCAAAACTATCCTTGCAAACAGAATGGGAACAAGCCGGACTGCTATAAACAGGTTGCTTGATCCTGAAAATACATCGGTCACCCTGAATACGCTGGAGAAAGTAGCATTTGCTCTCAGTAAACGGTTGAAAATAGAGTTTTCATGA
- the atpB gene encoding F0F1 ATP synthase subunit A, whose protein sequence is MVHPFLFLEFLRKMLAPLHLSEASADAVSYTWLIIALLLLLSFLATRALKTVPGGLQNFMEIIVGGIENMVTETMGEHGRPYFPLVATIGIFVLVSNLIGLIPGFFPPTANINTTAACAIVVFLSTHVVGIKRHGIGYIKHFCGPILWLTPIMFFIEVIGHLSRPVSLTLRLFGNMNGHELVLIIFFGLAPFLVPLPMMLMGVLVSFIQAFVFMLLTMIYIQGSLEEAH, encoded by the coding sequence ATGGTTCATCCATTTCTGTTTCTCGAATTTTTACGCAAGATGCTTGCTCCTTTGCATCTGTCCGAGGCCAGCGCCGATGCGGTCAGTTACACCTGGCTCATCATTGCGCTTCTTCTGCTCCTCTCCTTTCTGGCCACCAGGGCGCTCAAGACGGTCCCTGGCGGGTTGCAGAACTTCATGGAAATTATTGTGGGCGGCATCGAGAACATGGTTACCGAAACTATGGGAGAGCATGGCCGTCCCTACTTCCCGCTGGTGGCGACCATCGGTATCTTCGTGCTGGTCTCCAACCTGATCGGCCTGATCCCCGGATTCTTCCCACCAACGGCCAATATCAACACCACCGCCGCCTGCGCCATCGTTGTTTTTCTCTCGACCCATGTGGTGGGTATAAAGCGCCATGGAATTGGGTACATAAAGCATTTCTGCGGCCCGATTCTCTGGCTGACGCCGATCATGTTCTTCATCGAGGTCATCGGACACCTGAGTCGCCCCGTCTCCCTGACCCTGCGTCTGTTCGGTAATATGAACGGCCACGAACTGGTCCTGATCATCTTCTTCGGTCTGGCGCCCTTCCTGGTGCCGCTGCCGATGATGCTGATGGGGGTATTGGTCTCCTTCATCCAGGCGTTTGTCTTCATGCTGCTGACGATGATCTACATCCAGGGGTCGCTTGAAGAGGCCCACTGA
- the atpE gene encoding ATP synthase F0 subunit C — MSFFSMCVLGAAIGMAIGTLGTGIGQGLAVKSAVEGVSRNPGASGKIMTTMMIGLAMIESLAIYALVICLIILFANPYKDIALKLAETVAK; from the coding sequence ATGAGTTTTTTCAGTATGTGCGTTCTGGGAGCAGCAATTGGTATGGCGATTGGTACGCTGGGTACAGGTATTGGACAGGGTCTGGCGGTCAAAAGCGCGGTTGAAGGTGTTTCCCGTAATCCGGGTGCATCCGGCAAGATTATGACAACCATGATGATCGGTCTGGCCATGATCGAGTCGCTGGCAATCTACGCCCTGGTCATCTGTCTGATTATCCTCTTTGCCAACCCCTACAAGGATATCGCCCTCAAACTGGCTGAAACTGTTGCCAAGTAA
- a CDS encoding ATP synthase F0 subunit B, translated as MIELNVAFVIQIVNFGILALVLNSFLYKPIRKVLADRRQVIESARSTADSVDQEVRDKMALYEGRLQEAKAEATLRRTEAIRQAQAEETALLDTARSEAAASLAGIRDNVARESAQARMLLEQHALALSDDICEKILGRSL; from the coding sequence GTGATTGAACTAAATGTGGCGTTTGTCATCCAGATTGTAAACTTTGGCATCCTTGCCCTCGTGCTTAACAGCTTTCTCTACAAGCCGATCCGCAAGGTGCTGGCAGACCGCCGCCAGGTGATCGAATCAGCGCGCAGCACGGCCGATTCCGTTGATCAGGAGGTGCGTGACAAGATGGCCCTCTACGAAGGGCGTCTGCAGGAGGCCAAGGCTGAAGCGACCCTGCGCAGGACAGAGGCGATCAGGCAGGCCCAGGCCGAGGAGACGGCGCTTCTGGATACGGCACGCTCCGAGGCTGCGGCATCATTGGCGGGCATTCGGGACAATGTGGCCCGTGAATCGGCGCAGGCCCGGATGCTGTTGGAGCAGCATGCCCTTGCCCTGTCCGATGATATCTGCGAGAAAATCCTGGGGAGGAGTCTGTAG
- a CDS encoding F0F1 ATP synthase subunit B family protein, with amino-acid sequence MGTPSDRTTTLSLCLAVCVVVIAVGTGWASEAGEGAHQVDSAAQMKDFGWRVLNFAVLAALLGWAIAKAQVKKALNERQVKIERSLREAEQSRDAAEQKLREYSGKLEHASREIEEMRGAMLRESEQEKQRIIAEARAAAEKIAGQATLSAEHEVLKARSALQAEAGRLAVQLAATKLAGAIGKEDHDLYVDDYLKKVEQFK; translated from the coding sequence ATGGGTACACCATCTGATCGCACAACAACCCTGTCCTTATGCCTTGCGGTCTGTGTCGTTGTCATTGCCGTCGGTACGGGGTGGGCATCGGAAGCTGGCGAAGGAGCCCACCAGGTCGATTCTGCGGCCCAAATGAAGGACTTCGGCTGGCGTGTGCTCAACTTCGCGGTTCTGGCTGCTCTACTGGGCTGGGCGATTGCAAAGGCACAGGTCAAGAAAGCTCTCAATGAGCGTCAGGTAAAGATAGAGAGGAGTCTTCGCGAGGCAGAGCAGAGCCGGGACGCTGCGGAGCAAAAACTTCGCGAATACAGCGGCAAGCTGGAACACGCTTCCCGTGAAATCGAAGAGATGCGGGGCGCGATGCTGCGCGAAAGCGAGCAGGAGAAACAGCGCATCATTGCCGAAGCCCGCGCTGCCGCCGAAAAGATCGCTGGCCAGGCAACTCTTTCCGCCGAACATGAGGTGCTGAAGGCTCGTTCGGCTCTGCAAGCCGAGGCTGGCCGCCTGGCGGTTCAGCTTGCAGCTACGAAACTGGCTGGCGCCATTGGCAAGGAAGACCACGACCTGTACGTGGATGATTATCTCAAGAAGGTGGAACAGTTCAAATGA
- the atpH gene encoding ATP synthase F1 subunit delta codes for MINSTIAKRYALSLVQLGAECGLVDRFRGELADVEDLFGTTPEIPAAFADPALSHERKKNIMRELVGSCACSELMGNFLLLLVDKNRVAFFSQIVKAYGQLADEHVGILRPVITTAFELDAVQLAAIREALEKKSAKTIIPQLTVDKAFLGGVVVQIGDTVYDSSVKTQLKRIQDQLQKG; via the coding sequence ATGATCAATTCCACGATAGCAAAACGATATGCGTTGTCGCTTGTGCAACTTGGGGCGGAATGCGGGCTGGTTGACCGCTTCCGCGGGGAGCTTGCAGACGTTGAGGATCTTTTTGGCACTACCCCCGAGATTCCGGCCGCCTTCGCGGATCCGGCCCTGAGCCATGAACGGAAAAAGAACATCATGCGGGAGTTGGTCGGCTCATGCGCCTGTTCCGAACTGATGGGAAACTTCCTGCTGCTGCTGGTGGACAAGAACCGCGTTGCGTTTTTCAGCCAGATAGTCAAGGCCTATGGGCAGTTGGCTGACGAGCACGTGGGCATACTTCGCCCGGTTATCACAACCGCCTTTGAGTTGGATGCTGTTCAGTTGGCCGCGATACGGGAGGCGCTGGAAAAAAAGAGCGCTAAAACGATTATCCCCCAACTGACGGTTGACAAGGCTTTTCTGGGCGGTGTTGTCGTTCAGATCGGTGATACGGTCTACGACAGCAGTGTAAAGACGCAACTCAAGCGGATACAAGATCAATTACAGAAGGGGTAA
- the atpA gene encoding F0F1 ATP synthase subunit alpha, with protein sequence MKIRAEEISEIIKKQIREYGKEVEVSETGTIISIGDGIARIHGLSGAMAGELLEFPGGVSGMVLNLEEDNVGAAVLGEFTAIKEGHTVKRTGRIAEVPVGEALIGRVVNAIGEPIDGKGPIKTDTFSKVEIKAPGIVARKSVDQPMASGLKAVDAMVPIGRGQRELIIGDRQTGKTAVAVDTIINQKGGDVICIYVAIGQKRSTVAQVVAKLSDHGAMDYTIVVAASASESAPLQFIAPYSGVTMGEYFRDKGQHALIIYDDLSKQAVAYRQLSLLLRRPPGREAYPGDVFYLHSRLLERACKLSDECGGGSLTALPIIETQAGDVSAYIPTNVISITDGQIYLESDLFFSGVRPAINVGLSVSRVGGKAQTKSMKQVAGTLRLNLAQYREMAAFAQFGSDLDKATQMQLARGERLVEILKQPQYRPLSNEKQVLIIFAANNGFLDELPVSTLRRYEDEMYAFFDNRQADLLSELRDKKAIDDELKKRIVAALEQFKKEFSA encoded by the coding sequence ATGAAAATCAGAGCGGAAGAGATCAGCGAGATCATCAAGAAACAGATCAGAGAGTACGGCAAGGAGGTCGAGGTCTCGGAGACCGGCACGATCATCTCCATCGGCGACGGCATTGCCCGTATTCACGGCCTTTCGGGCGCCATGGCGGGGGAGTTGCTGGAATTTCCCGGCGGCGTTTCGGGCATGGTCCTCAACCTGGAGGAGGACAATGTCGGTGCCGCGGTCCTGGGTGAATTCACCGCGATCAAGGAGGGTCACACCGTCAAGCGCACCGGCCGCATTGCCGAGGTTCCTGTGGGCGAAGCCCTGATCGGGCGGGTGGTCAACGCCATCGGCGAGCCGATCGACGGCAAGGGGCCGATCAAAACCGACACCTTCAGCAAGGTGGAGATCAAGGCTCCCGGCATCGTTGCCCGCAAATCGGTTGATCAGCCCATGGCCTCCGGCCTCAAGGCCGTCGACGCCATGGTTCCCATCGGCCGCGGCCAGCGCGAACTGATCATCGGCGACCGCCAGACTGGCAAGACAGCCGTAGCAGTGGATACGATCATCAACCAGAAGGGTGGGGACGTGATCTGCATCTACGTTGCCATCGGCCAGAAGCGCTCCACCGTGGCCCAAGTGGTGGCCAAGCTCTCCGATCACGGCGCCATGGACTACACCATCGTCGTTGCCGCTTCCGCATCCGAGTCGGCGCCGCTCCAGTTCATCGCCCCCTACAGCGGGGTCACCATGGGCGAGTACTTCCGCGACAAAGGCCAGCACGCCCTGATCATCTATGACGACCTTTCCAAGCAGGCTGTAGCCTACCGCCAGCTGTCGCTGCTGCTGCGCCGCCCTCCGGGGCGCGAGGCCTACCCCGGTGACGTCTTCTACCTGCACAGCCGTCTGCTGGAACGCGCCTGCAAGCTGTCCGACGAGTGCGGCGGCGGTTCGCTCACCGCGCTTCCCATCATCGAGACCCAGGCCGGCGACGTCTCCGCTTACATCCCGACCAACGTCATCTCCATCACCGACGGCCAGATCTATCTGGAATCGGACCTGTTCTTCTCCGGCGTGCGTCCGGCCATCAACGTCGGCCTCTCCGTCTCCCGCGTCGGTGGCAAGGCGCAGACCAAATCCATGAAGCAGGTTGCCGGCACCCTGCGGCTGAACCTGGCCCAGTACCGCGAGATGGCGGCCTTTGCCCAGTTCGGTTCCGACCTGGACAAGGCGACCCAGATGCAGCTTGCCCGTGGCGAGCGTCTGGTGGAGATCCTGAAACAGCCGCAGTACCGCCCGCTGTCCAACGAAAAGCAGGTGCTGATCATCTTTGCCGCCAACAACGGCTTCCTGGACGAGCTGCCGGTCTCCACGCTGAGGCGTTACGAGGATGAGATGTACGCATTCTTCGACAACCGCCAGGCCGACCTGCTGTCGGAGCTGCGCGACAAGAAAGCCATCGATGACGAGCTGAAGAAGCGCATCGTGGCTGCCCTGGAGCAGTTCAAGAAAGAATTCAGCGCGTAA
- the atpG gene encoding ATP synthase F1 subunit gamma → MASLKSIKKRIVSVKNTYQITKAMKMVSAAKLRRAQENVVAARPYATKLNQVLTSLAGSLHDDPHPLLKQREAKNLLLVVITADRGLCGAFNSNLCKAGERFLQENGDEYERIHVLTVGRKGYEYFKNRCDIYKNYVDIIAKPTYGGVALLAQDVIDGFLEQEYDRVELLYNSFRSVMTQDITFQQLLPVATESVCDPDDSCSEYIYEPSQKELLSEVLPKNIEVQLFRSVLESVAGEHGARMTAMDSATKNATEMIGKLTLQYNRARQAAITTELMEIISGSESIKG, encoded by the coding sequence ATGGCGAGCCTCAAGAGCATAAAGAAACGGATTGTCTCGGTAAAGAATACCTACCAGATCACCAAGGCCATGAAGATGGTCTCGGCGGCAAAGCTGCGCCGCGCCCAGGAAAACGTCGTTGCCGCGCGGCCCTACGCCACTAAGCTGAACCAGGTACTGACCTCCCTGGCCGGCAGCCTGCATGATGATCCCCATCCGCTTTTGAAACAGCGCGAGGCGAAAAATCTGCTGCTGGTCGTGATCACCGCCGATCGCGGCCTGTGCGGCGCCTTTAACAGCAACCTGTGCAAGGCTGGCGAGCGCTTTCTGCAGGAGAACGGCGATGAGTACGAGCGGATTCATGTACTCACCGTGGGGCGCAAGGGGTACGAATACTTCAAGAACCGCTGCGACATTTACAAAAACTACGTGGATATCATTGCCAAACCCACCTATGGGGGGGTGGCGCTTCTGGCGCAGGATGTCATCGATGGTTTTCTGGAGCAGGAGTACGACCGGGTGGAGCTTCTGTACAACTCGTTCCGGTCGGTCATGACCCAGGACATCACCTTCCAGCAGCTGCTGCCGGTGGCAACAGAGTCGGTGTGCGACCCGGATGATTCATGTAGTGAATATATCTATGAACCGTCTCAAAAAGAGCTGCTGTCTGAGGTTTTGCCCAAGAATATCGAGGTTCAGCTGTTCAGGAGCGTGCTGGAGTCGGTTGCCGGCGAGCATGGCGCCCGGATGACGGCCATGGACAGCGCCACGAAAAACGCCACCGAGATGATCGGCAAACTGACCCTGCAGTACAACCGGGCCCGCCAGGCAGCCATCACCACCGAGCTGATGGAGATCATCTC